One genomic region from Octopus bimaculoides isolate UCB-OBI-ISO-001 chromosome 30, ASM119413v2, whole genome shotgun sequence encodes:
- the LOC106874992 gene encoding uncharacterized protein LOC106874992, giving the protein MALKLYNKTLLSTPDRDQNVYWADFEYSNFSEGKRKFIFLGVLNGKGPRKGELCSIKTFKDRIGDYEDWRKEITKCKQANDLAQQFNLCSADERKIFFEVPIIAEMDMLSHCTQLIQKVTRKKIFVLEECIAIEPFLKGSFQKFSSTYSPYYTCNGGGDGANITAPTANYNGTGYGKHAKGKGASTTNTYANNLAFAEAFSHYTYWYTKGRMVVDDLQGVIQDANHFRLTDPSIHSVKLSYGPTDNGQNGITAFLSKHRCNKICANWFLNQQH; this is encoded by the coding sequence ATGGCCCTGAAACTGTATAACAAAACGCTGCTGTCGACGCCAGACAGGGACCAAAACGTGTACTGGGCCGACTTTGAATATTCAAATTTCAGTGAGGGCAAGAGGAAGTTCATCTTCTTGGGGGTCCTGAATGGTAAAGGCCCCAGAAAGGGAGAATTGTGTTCTATTAAGACATTCAAAGACCGAATCGGTGACTACGAGGACTGGCGGAAGGAGATTACGAAATGCAAGCAGGCAAACGATTTAGCTCAGCAGTTCAACCTGTGCTCGGCCGATGAGCGTAAGATCTTCTTTGAGGTGCCCATCATTGCTGAAATGGATATGCTGTCACACTGCACCCAGCTGATACAGAAGGTGACCCGCAAGAAGATTTTCGTCCTTGAAGAATGCATCGCCATCGAACCGTTTCTGAAAGGAAGCTTTCAGAAATTCAGCAGCACTTACTCACCGTATTACACATGTAATGGCGGGGGTGATGGTGCCAACATCACGGCACCAACAGCGAATTACAACGGCACTGGCTACGGAAAACACGCGAAGGGCAAAGGTGCCAGCACAACCAACACATATGCAAACAATTTGGCCTTTGCCGAAGCCTTCTCGCATTACACCTACTGGTACACGAAGGGTCGCATGGTGGTCGACGACCTGCAGGGCGTCATACAGGACGCGAATCACTTCCGGTTGACTGATCCATCGATACACTCGGTCAAGCTCTCATACGGACCAACGGACAATGGTCAAAATGGCATCACGGCTTTCCTTTCTAAACACAGATGCAACAAGATTTGTGCCAATTGGTTTCTCAATCAGCAACACTGA